One genomic region from Candidatus Schekmanbacteria bacterium encodes:
- the obgE gene encoding GTPase ObgE codes for MFIDEATVYVKAGDGGNGCVSFRREKFVPFGGPDGGDGGKGGDVIFRASSRKSTLIDFKYKPHIKAARGVHGKGSGLHGKNGEDKIVLVPVGTLIYDKEDSSLIADLDCEGAECVVAKGGRGGRGNARFKSSTNQAPRTFEEGEKGEERTLRLELKLMADVGLVGFPNAGKSTLISVVSNAHPKVGDYPFTTLEPSLGVIKVDEENSFVIADIPGLIEGAHKGSGLGLRFLKHIERTGVILYLIDYLGFKEKSPIEIFATLKAELYQYNPELLNKKQIIALNKIDLESDESKIKKVEDEIRQKSDLEVYSISAIRKKGLKKLIWRLNELILKSREEKNEN; via the coding sequence CCTTTGGGGGACCTGATGGCGGAGATGGCGGAAAAGGCGGTGATGTAATATTCAGGGCATCTTCAAGGAAGTCTACGCTGATAGACTTCAAATATAAACCCCACATAAAAGCTGCCCGTGGTGTACATGGAAAAGGTTCAGGACTTCATGGAAAAAATGGAGAAGATAAGATTGTTTTAGTGCCTGTAGGTACGCTTATCTATGACAAAGAAGATTCATCGCTGATTGCTGATCTTGATTGTGAAGGTGCTGAATGTGTTGTTGCAAAGGGGGGTAGAGGAGGCAGAGGGAATGCCCGTTTCAAATCTTCGACAAATCAGGCGCCAAGAACCTTTGAAGAAGGTGAAAAAGGTGAAGAACGAACTCTGCGCCTTGAATTGAAATTAATGGCAGATGTTGGTTTGGTGGGATTTCCAAATGCAGGAAAATCCACTTTGATTTCAGTTGTATCGAATGCCCATCCTAAGGTTGGAGATTATCCATTTACAACACTTGAACCATCTCTTGGTGTAATAAAAGTTGATGAAGAGAATAGCTTTGTTATAGCTGACATTCCCGGACTGATAGAAGGTGCTCATAAGGGGTCAGGTTTAGGTTTGAGGTTTTTGAAGCATATTGAACGAACAGGTGTTATACTGTATTTGATCGATTATTTAGGATTTAAAGAAAAAAGTCCCATTGAGATTTTTGCGACCTTGAAAGCTGAGCTATACCAATACAATCCTGAACTTTTGAATAAAAAGCAAATTATAGCTCTGAACAAGATTGACCTTGAAAGTGATGAGAGTAAGATAAAAAAGGTTGAGGATGAAATTAGACAAAAAAGCGACCTTGAAGTGTACTCGATTTCGGCAATAAGGAAAAAAGGGCTTAAGAAACTAATATGGCGTCTAAATGAGTTGATTCTCAAAAGCAGGGAAGAAAAGAATGAGAATTGA
- a CDS encoding glutamate-5-semialdehyde dehydrogenase has product MSIEKELEKNGKLAREAGRKLSVLSTEVKNRALLEMAKGLETNYQKIIKANKEDLKNAKKNNLTSAMIDRLKLDKKRIEKLAQSVRNVASLPDPCGEIVKMWKRPNGLLVGRMRVPVGVIGIIYESRPGVTAEAVSLCIKSGNAIILRGGSEAFNSNCAIANILAKASRKCKIPKGAIQIINTIDRRAVFEMLKLDKYIDMIIPRGGEGLINFVKDNSRIPVICHDKGLCTTYVDSYADLDMAVNVSFNAKVQRPGVCNAMETLLVHKDIAKKFLPLIAKKFQNAGVEMRGCNRTKKILPKIKSAVEEDFNREFLELKLAVKIVDSLDEAIEHINTYSSHHSDAIITENYSNAQRFIREIDSSSVFVNASTRFADGGEYGLGAEMGISTQKLHCRGPMGLEELTTTKFIVYGEGQVRN; this is encoded by the coding sequence ATGTCTATTGAAAAAGAACTTGAAAAAAACGGAAAACTTGCGAGAGAAGCAGGCAGGAAGCTTTCTGTTTTGTCAACTGAAGTCAAGAATAGAGCCCTTCTTGAAATGGCAAAGGGGCTTGAGACAAATTATCAAAAGATCATCAAGGCAAATAAGGAAGATTTGAAAAATGCCAAGAAAAATAATCTTACATCGGCAATGATTGACAGGTTGAAATTGGATAAGAAGCGGATAGAAAAACTTGCCCAAAGCGTAAGGAATGTTGCATCCCTGCCTGACCCTTGTGGTGAAATCGTAAAAATGTGGAAGAGACCTAATGGTCTTCTTGTAGGAAGAATGCGGGTGCCTGTGGGAGTCATTGGAATAATTTACGAATCAAGGCCCGGAGTTACAGCAGAGGCGGTTTCATTGTGCATAAAATCGGGAAATGCAATAATTTTAAGGGGAGGAAGTGAAGCTTTCAATTCCAATTGTGCAATTGCGAATATTTTGGCAAAGGCATCGAGAAAATGCAAAATACCTAAAGGGGCAATACAAATAATAAATACAATAGATAGGAGAGCAGTATTTGAAATGTTAAAACTCGACAAATATATCGATATGATAATACCAAGAGGTGGTGAAGGACTAATAAATTTCGTTAAAGATAATTCAAGGATACCGGTAATATGCCATGATAAGGGATTGTGCACCACATATGTCGACTCCTATGCTGATTTGGATATGGCTGTGAATGTTTCATTCAATGCAAAAGTCCAGCGCCCCGGTGTCTGTAATGCTATGGAAACTCTCTTGGTCCATAAGGATATTGCGAAAAAGTTTTTGCCTCTAATAGCCAAAAAATTTCAAAATGCAGGCGTTGAAATGAGGGGATGCAATAGGACAAAAAAAATTCTCCCAAAAATAAAAAGTGCAGTGGAAGAAGATTTCAACAGAGAATTTCTTGAACTAAAATTGGCTGTAAAGATTGTTGATTCACTCGATGAGGCAATCGAGCATATAAATACATACAGCTCACATCATTCTGATGCCATTATTACGGAAAACTACTCTAATGCTCAGCGATTTATAAGAGAAATCGATTCTTCATCGGTTTTTGTGAATGCTTCGACACGCTTTGCTGATGGCGGAGAATATGGACTCGGAGCCGAAATGGGCATAAGTACACAAAAACTGCACTGCAGAGGACCAATGGGACTCGAAGAGTTGACTACGACAAAATTTATAGTATATGGGGAAGGGCAGGTAAGAAATTAA
- the proB gene encoding glutamate 5-kinase: MRIENFDRQSFLSSIKRFVVKVGSAVLSDEKYGINSRRINAIVRQLAELNNRYDFIFVTSGAIAAGKSYLGIRGKISSLKEKQAAAAVGQSKLMQFYEKAFARYGMKVGQILLTHEDLTSRKRYLNAVNTIRTLMNYGVVPIINENDTVSVDEIRFGDNDFLAASLANMIEANLLVLLTDVDGIENRNSKGVSSIVPLVDRFDKSIFTMLDTTTSLLGSGGMTAKVQSAKKAALSGVATLIASGKRRSILLDFFAGKECGTLFLPKIERITRRKHWIGFTMKAKGKIIVDKGAQEALEKKGKSLLATGIKKIEGKFSEGDSVEISSENGEIFARGLVNYSFSELEKIKGKKSPEIKKILGRDNVDEVIHRDNLVIIE; the protein is encoded by the coding sequence ATGAGAATTGAAAATTTTGATAGACAGAGTTTTTTGTCATCTATTAAGCGTTTTGTCGTCAAGGTTGGTAGTGCTGTTTTGTCTGATGAGAAATATGGGATAAATTCAAGAAGAATAAATGCAATAGTCAGACAATTGGCTGAATTGAACAACAGATATGATTTCATTTTTGTAACATCAGGTGCTATAGCTGCAGGTAAAAGTTATCTTGGAATAAGAGGGAAAATTTCTTCACTCAAAGAAAAACAAGCTGCTGCAGCAGTGGGGCAAAGCAAATTGATGCAGTTTTATGAAAAGGCTTTTGCACGATATGGGATGAAAGTTGGACAGATACTTTTGACCCACGAAGACTTGACATCGAGAAAGCGCTATTTAAACGCCGTGAATACTATTCGCACACTTATGAATTATGGAGTTGTGCCAATCATAAATGAAAATGATACAGTTTCTGTAGATGAGATCAGATTTGGAGATAATGATTTTTTAGCAGCATCTCTTGCGAATATGATTGAAGCCAACCTGTTAGTACTCCTTACTGATGTTGACGGTATAGAAAATAGAAATTCAAAGGGAGTTTCATCTATTGTTCCTCTCGTTGACAGGTTTGACAAATCCATCTTTACTATGCTTGATACAACGACAAGCCTCCTTGGAAGCGGAGGTATGACAGCCAAAGTGCAGTCGGCAAAAAAAGCAGCGCTGTCGGGTGTGGCTACCTTGATAGCAAGCGGGAAAAGGAGAAGTATCCTATTAGATTTTTTTGCGGGCAAGGAATGCGGCACGCTTTTTCTTCCTAAGATTGAGAGAATAACACGAAGGAAACATTGGATAGGATTTACTATGAAAGCTAAAGGCAAAATAATCGTTGACAAAGGCGCACAGGAAGCACTTGAAAAAAAGGGTAAGAGTCTCCTTGCAACAGGCATAAAGAAGATTGAAGGCAAATTTTCAGAGGGTGATTCAGTAGAGATTTCCTCTGAAAATGGAGAAATCTTTGCGCGAGGACTTGTCAATTATTCCTTTTCAGAGCTTGAAAAGATCAAAGGGAAAAAGTCACCAGAGATAAAAAAGATTCTTGGCAGAGACAATGTTGATGAAGTTATCCATAGGGATAATCTTGTAATAATAGAATAA